The following proteins are encoded in a genomic region of Limosilactobacillus reuteri subsp. reuteri:
- a CDS encoding type B 50S ribosomal protein L31 codes for MKQGIHPDYHPVVFEDSSTGYKFLSGSTATSSETVKWEDGNEYPLIRVEVTSDSHPFYTGKQKFTQADGAVDKFNKKYGLK; via the coding sequence ATGAAACAAGGAATTCATCCAGATTATCATCCAGTAGTTTTTGAAGATTCATCTACTGGTTACAAGTTTCTCTCTGGCTCAACAGCCACTTCAAGTGAAACTGTTAAGTGGGAAGACGGTAATGAATACCCATTAATTCGGGTTGAAGTTACTTCAGATTCACACCCATTCTACACTGGTAAGCAAAAGTTTACCCAAGCCGACGGTGCTGTCGACAAGTTCAACAAGAAGTACGGTCTCAAGTAA
- a CDS encoding DUF1934 domain-containing protein, with translation MNLSTIIDQSGQQEKFTFTEEGTFVEMNGKYYLRYIEHQDGQETPVQIKFEDELIRLRRRGNVETNLFLDPTQETIMRYQTEYGMIKIDVLTESLEKDVDVKAPAGHLSVKYQLKQAGQLIGSYQLELQFAA, from the coding sequence GTGAATCTCTCAACGATCATTGATCAAAGTGGACAGCAAGAAAAATTTACCTTTACTGAAGAAGGTACTTTTGTCGAAATGAATGGTAAGTATTATTTAAGGTACATTGAACACCAAGACGGGCAAGAAACGCCGGTGCAAATTAAATTTGAGGATGAGCTGATCCGCTTAAGAAGGCGTGGAAATGTCGAAACAAACCTATTTTTGGACCCGACACAAGAAACTATCATGCGGTACCAAACAGAATACGGCATGATTAAAATTGATGTGTTGACAGAAAGTTTGGAAAAAGACGTTGATGTAAAGGCTCCGGCTGGTCACCTTTCTGTTAAGTATCAACTAAAACAAGCGGGACAATTAATAGGGAGTTACCAACTAGAATTGCAATTTGCTGCTTAA
- a CDS encoding RNA-guided endonuclease TnpB family protein — MVLKAVKMRIYPNSAQRNQLWQTFGCVRFVWNQMLNMQIERRKNNPEAKFVNAFGMNNLLKQLKVEYPWLKQAESTALQSANRNLADAFQRFFKGQNKFPRFKSRKYSQSYNSKYVNGNIKVLDCHHIKLPKLGIVYFRAGRLPMGKIKNVTVRLNVAGQYYITVLVESENQTLPKTSKYIGGDLGLKSLLNLSDGCKEPINHFEDKYRKKLYRWEKLRSRRFLKAQQEITWDHHNKVLVPRQLDDFKNYQKARIMVAKYRQKIANQRLDQLQKFTTKLVKKYDIIVLEKLNTKGMMKNHHLARGIANASWSKLVDILQYKCNWYGKKLIQVNPSYTSQICANCGKNNHRLGLNKLEWLAVREWDCPNCGKHLDRDINAAQVILQKGLAIR; from the coding sequence ATGGTTCTAAAAGCCGTTAAAATGCGCATCTATCCAAATTCAGCACAACGAAATCAGCTCTGGCAAACCTTCGGTTGTGTTCGTTTTGTATGGAATCAAATGCTTAATATGCAAATTGAACGGCGCAAGAACAATCCGGAAGCTAAATTTGTGAATGCCTTTGGGATGAATAATCTGTTGAAACAACTTAAGGTTGAGTATCCTTGGTTGAAACAAGCAGAATCAACTGCTTTGCAAAGTGCTAATCGCAATTTAGCCGATGCTTTTCAACGCTTTTTTAAAGGTCAAAATAAGTTCCCTCGATTTAAATCCAGAAAATATTCTCAGAGCTACAATTCAAAGTACGTTAATGGCAATATTAAAGTTTTAGATTGCCATCATATAAAGTTACCAAAACTCGGTATCGTCTATTTTAGAGCTGGTCGATTGCCAATGGGTAAAATTAAGAATGTCACTGTTCGTCTGAACGTTGCTGGTCAATATTACATTACTGTTTTAGTGGAAAGCGAAAACCAAACTCTTCCTAAAACAAGTAAATATATTGGTGGCGATTTAGGACTTAAGTCATTACTTAATCTTTCAGATGGATGCAAGGAACCGATCAATCATTTTGAAGACAAATACCGTAAAAAGTTGTATCGTTGGGAGAAATTGCGTAGTCGTCGGTTCTTAAAGGCCCAGCAGGAAATCACCTGGGATCATCATAATAAAGTGTTAGTTCCACGGCAATTAGACGATTTTAAGAATTATCAGAAAGCTCGTATTATGGTGGCGAAGTATCGGCAAAAGATTGCCAACCAACGGTTGGATCAGCTACAAAAATTCACTACTAAATTGGTCAAAAAGTACGACATCATTGTGTTGGAAAAACTTAATACTAAGGGAATGATGAAAAATCACCATTTAGCTAGAGGAATCGCTAACGCTAGCTGGTCAAAATTAGTAGATATATTGCAATATAAGTGTAACTGGTACGGTAAAAAGCTTATTCAGGTCAATCCGTCATATACTAGCCAAATTTGTGCTAATTGTGGGAAGAATAATCATCGGTTAGGATTAAATAAATTGGAATGGTTAGCGGTACGTGAGTGGGATTGTCCAAACTGTGGTAAACATTTAGATCGTGATATTAACGCTGCACAAGTTATCTTGCAAAAAGGATTAGCTATCCGATAG
- a CDS encoding UDP-N-acetylglucosamine 1-carboxyvinyltransferase, translating into MKKMIIQGGNRLSGEVTIGGAKNSTVALIPAAILADTPVEFDTVPDILDVHNLMIILESMNVKSEFSHGVLDIDPTQIVEAELPSKAIKSLRASYYFMGALLGRFHRATLTFPGGDNIGPRPIDQHLKAFKALGATVIEEKGTVHLDAPNGLHGSRIFLDMVSVGATINAILAAVRAEGTTIIENAAREPEIIDLATFLNNMGAKIRGAGTDTIRITGVKTLQSMNTHTIIADRIEAGTYLSLAAALGDGVMIHNVIPEHLESFTSKMIEMGVELQIDSDKIYVPKSSHLHPVTVKTMPFPGFATDLQQPLTPLMSLADGDSTIVDTIYPKRVKHISQLQKMGMKIEAHDGMIIVKHTEKLHGAEVSAGEIRAGAALTIAGLMADGQTVINNAGNILRGYDRIVWKLNRLHANVSIEDDSSVKIG; encoded by the coding sequence ATGAAGAAAATGATCATTCAAGGAGGAAACCGTCTTTCTGGCGAAGTCACGATCGGTGGTGCCAAAAATAGTACAGTGGCATTAATTCCAGCTGCTATTCTTGCGGATACCCCTGTAGAGTTTGACACGGTTCCAGATATCTTGGATGTTCACAATCTGATGATTATTTTGGAGTCAATGAATGTAAAGTCCGAGTTTAGTCACGGAGTTTTAGATATTGATCCAACACAAATCGTAGAAGCTGAACTTCCAAGCAAGGCAATTAAAAGTCTTCGGGCTTCCTATTACTTTATGGGTGCATTATTAGGTCGTTTCCATCGCGCGACATTAACATTTCCGGGAGGCGATAATATCGGCCCCCGCCCAATTGACCAACACTTAAAAGCATTTAAAGCACTTGGAGCAACCGTTATCGAAGAAAAGGGTACTGTTCATTTAGATGCGCCGAATGGCTTACATGGGTCTCGGATCTTTTTAGATATGGTATCAGTTGGTGCAACGATTAATGCTATCTTAGCAGCTGTTCGCGCTGAAGGAACAACGATTATTGAAAATGCAGCTCGTGAGCCGGAAATTATCGACTTGGCAACATTCTTAAATAATATGGGTGCCAAAATTCGGGGTGCTGGAACCGATACTATCCGTATCACTGGAGTAAAGACACTTCAGTCAATGAATACTCATACAATTATTGCTGATCGAATTGAAGCAGGAACATACCTATCCTTGGCGGCAGCGCTTGGTGATGGGGTTATGATCCATAATGTTATTCCTGAACACTTAGAATCATTTACCAGTAAAATGATTGAAATGGGTGTTGAACTTCAAATCGATAGCGATAAGATTTATGTACCAAAATCCAGTCATTTACATCCGGTTACTGTTAAGACAATGCCATTCCCTGGTTTTGCTACTGATTTACAACAACCGCTTACCCCATTGATGTCACTTGCTGATGGTGATAGTACGATTGTTGATACCATTTATCCCAAGCGTGTAAAGCACATTTCCCAATTACAAAAAATGGGGATGAAGATTGAAGCACATGATGGGATGATTATCGTTAAACATACAGAAAAGCTTCATGGCGCAGAGGTCTCTGCAGGTGAGATTCGTGCCGGAGCAGCTTTAACCATTGCTGGATTAATGGCAGATGGACAGACTGTAATTAATAATGCCGGAAATATTTTACGGGGTTACGATCGAATTGTATGGAAGCTTAATCGCCTTCATGCCAATGTTTCTATTGAGGACGATTCTTCAGTAAAAATTGGTTAG
- a CDS encoding HD domain-containing protein — protein sequence MNHFYDEKLRREKVFRDPIHGQIIVDNQIIMDLINTPEFQRLRRIKQLGTSSFTFHGAEHSRFGHCLGVYEITRQMCNYFQRNYPSQHPGDGLWDDHERPVTLCAALLHDLGHGPYSHTFEHIFHTNHEQITRQLITDSSTNINKILQRVSPDFPHQVASVIDHTYENPQVVQMISSQVDADRMDYLQRDAYYTGTNYGKFDLDRVLHVMRPVKRGIAFEISGMHAVEDYIISRLQMYLQVYFHPVSRSMEVILDHLLMRAKYIYQHPNDFEPDFTPHMLMPFFNGKFTLDDYLALDDGVLTTYFIHWTHSRDDILSDLASRFLNRRPFKSVIYDQNTQKLLPTLRKLIQTAGFNSQYYTAVNDSFKLPYDTYHPQDSNTQTQIELLQPNGDFIELSQVSTLVASVSGREAGDQRFFFPKEMLETRNNIEIFEPIYEEFQGYIKNNHIINPKEQK from the coding sequence ATGAATCACTTTTACGATGAAAAACTTCGCCGTGAAAAGGTTTTTCGGGATCCAATTCACGGACAAATTATTGTCGATAATCAAATTATTATGGACTTAATTAATACTCCTGAGTTTCAACGATTACGACGAATCAAGCAGCTAGGAACTTCATCATTTACCTTTCATGGCGCCGAGCATTCCCGCTTTGGCCACTGCCTAGGCGTCTATGAAATTACCCGCCAAATGTGCAACTATTTTCAGCGAAACTATCCTAGTCAGCATCCTGGCGACGGCCTATGGGATGATCACGAACGACCGGTTACTTTATGCGCAGCCCTCCTCCATGATTTAGGGCATGGTCCTTATTCCCACACATTTGAACATATTTTCCATACAAACCATGAGCAAATTACCCGTCAGTTGATCACCGATAGCAGCACTAACATTAATAAGATATTACAACGGGTTTCACCTGACTTCCCCCATCAAGTTGCTAGTGTGATCGACCATACTTATGAAAATCCACAAGTAGTTCAAATGATTTCAAGTCAGGTTGATGCGGACCGGATGGACTACTTGCAACGAGACGCGTATTACACAGGAACAAACTACGGAAAGTTTGATCTTGATCGTGTTCTTCATGTTATGCGACCGGTTAAGAGGGGGATTGCCTTTGAAATTTCGGGGATGCATGCGGTAGAAGATTACATTATCAGTCGGCTTCAGATGTATCTGCAAGTCTACTTCCACCCAGTTTCCCGTTCAATGGAAGTTATCTTGGACCACCTCTTAATGCGGGCAAAATATATTTACCAGCACCCAAATGACTTTGAACCTGACTTCACCCCTCATATGCTGATGCCATTTTTTAATGGTAAGTTCACCCTGGATGACTATTTGGCGCTTGACGATGGTGTCTTAACTACTTATTTTATTCATTGGACCCATTCTCGTGATGATATTTTAAGCGATCTTGCGAGTCGTTTTCTTAACCGCCGACCATTTAAATCAGTCATTTATGATCAAAATACACAAAAGCTTTTGCCAACTTTACGAAAGCTAATTCAAACTGCTGGATTTAATAGCCAGTACTACACCGCAGTTAACGATAGCTTTAAACTCCCATACGATACTTATCATCCACAAGATTCTAATACCCAAACGCAGATCGAGCTTCTCCAACCTAATGGCGATTTTATTGAGTTATCCCAAGTTAGTACCTTGGTCGCCAGCGTGTCGGGACGAGAAGCCGGAGATCAACGGTTCTTTTTTCCAAAAGAGATGCTTGAAACGCGAAACAATATTGAAATTTTTGAACCAATCTATGAAGAATTTCAAGGCTATATCAAAAATAATCATATTATCAACCCAAAGGAGCAAAAATAA
- the ltrA gene encoding group II intron reverse transcriptase/maturase, which produces MRQSQKAEQQADRLSRIGLENRKYTRARSTDYGEGKGMSVTIQDLVLDRNNLNQAYLRVKRNKGAAGIDDMTVNDLLPYLRENKTELIASLREGKYKPAPVKRVEIPKPNGGVRKLGIPTVVDRMVQQAVAQILTPIFERVFSDNSFGFRPHRGAHDAIAKVVDLYNQGYRRVVDLDLKAYFDNVNHDLMIKYLQQYIDDPWTLRLIRKFLTSGVLDHGLFAKSEKGTPQGGPLSPILANIYLNELDKELTRRGHHFVRYADDCNIYVKSQRAGERVMRSITQFLEKRLKVKVNPDKTKVGSPLRLKFLGFSLGVEHNGAYARPAKQSQQRVKKALRLLTKRNRGISLTRMFEEIQRKMRGWLQYYSIGKLTDFIQRLDKWLRARIRQYIWKQWKKLKTKVTNLQKLGLSQRDAYVFASTRKGYWRTAHSKTLSYSLTNRKLEQLGLMNMSKTLQSIQSD; this is translated from the coding sequence GTGCGACAATCGCAGAAAGCAGAACAACAAGCTGACCGCTTGTCGAGGATAGGTTTGGAAAACCGAAAGTACACAAGGGCGCGTAGTACCGATTATGGTGAAGGTAAAGGTATGAGTGTCACTATCCAAGACTTAGTCTTGGACCGCAATAACCTTAATCAGGCTTATTTGCGAGTTAAGAGAAATAAAGGGGCAGCAGGCATTGACGATATGACAGTCAATGACCTTCTGCCATATCTCAGAGAAAATAAGACGGAATTGATTGCTAGTTTGCGTGAGGGCAAGTATAAACCAGCACCAGTCAAACGGGTAGAAATTCCGAAGCCTAATGGTGGAGTAAGAAAACTCGGAATACCAACAGTGGTGGACCGAATGGTTCAACAAGCTGTGGCCCAAATTCTTACACCTATCTTTGAGCGTGTTTTCTCTGATAATAGTTTTGGCTTCCGCCCTCACCGTGGGGCTCACGACGCTATTGCAAAAGTAGTAGATCTTTATAATCAAGGTTATCGAAGAGTTGTCGACTTAGACCTAAAAGCCTATTTTGATAATGTTAATCATGACTTGATGATTAAGTATCTTCAACAATATATTGATGACCCATGGACACTAAGGCTCATTCGTAAGTTTCTAACTAGCGGAGTCTTAGACCATGGGCTTTTCGCTAAGAGTGAAAAAGGAACCCCACAAGGAGGGCCATTGTCACCAATACTGGCGAATATCTATCTAAATGAGTTGGATAAAGAGTTGACTAGACGTGGTCACCACTTTGTGCGCTATGCGGATGATTGTAACATTTATGTTAAAAGTCAACGAGCCGGAGAACGAGTAATGCGAAGCATTACCCAGTTTCTTGAAAAGCGATTGAAAGTTAAAGTGAACCCAGATAAAACCAAAGTCGGTAGCCCGCTACGGTTAAAGTTTCTTGGCTTTTCGTTGGGTGTAGAGCACAATGGAGCCTACGCCCGTCCAGCAAAACAATCGCAACAACGAGTAAAGAAAGCATTGAGGTTATTAACTAAACGTAATCGTGGAATATCTCTGACAAGAATGTTTGAAGAAATTCAGCGAAAAATGCGTGGATGGCTTCAGTACTACTCAATTGGGAAACTAACTGACTTTATTCAACGCCTTGACAAGTGGTTGAGGGCCCGAATAAGACAGTATATCTGGAAGCAATGGAAGAAGCTTAAAACTAAGGTAACTAACTTACAGAAGCTGGGGCTGTCCCAGCGTGATGCATACGTCTTCGCTAGTACCCGCAAGGGCTACTGGCGAACTGCACACAGTAAGACCTTGAGCTATTCTCTAACAAATAGAAAACTGGAACAACTCGGACTTATGAATATGTCCAAGACGCTCCAGTCAATTCAAAGTGATTAA
- a CDS encoding PTS transporter subunit EIIC, with amino-acid sequence MHEKIINRIIALHRYSFVRITRQTLIMIFPIVFIGTMAKMILKTVFKPDGFIYNVAFLDVIPQNVLRVIQFVLTSISQLTLGILGIYTVYMAAKFTAKRYRRDGKFAGITAILTLLLMSYRYGKFSPQFSLSFYQRLLSGNSLLIVLILGYGVGQLYRWLTPPKDGDNTNALPLLKERSFSSMLPMTISLIFGVTVALFLNSNTIYHAWSTSYSTLVTTAQEHRQLWLTLLATMGLTIFDWLGLGVPYTSMALTSGDSFTANLNYALAHGTPWNVPYEFLGSSLYNSFANFGGDGLILALIVAILLTSNGSYMHRVARWTALPTLFNFNYAAMIGLPVVFNPLFLIPFVFLPIVNILLASLAIAIHLIPSTPYPVLQGTPGPLISFLGTNGNWGILIFTLVLLLIDIAAYIPFVKMALVVENRLTLAEQDVISHEKND; translated from the coding sequence ATGCATGAAAAAATTATTAATCGAATAATTGCCCTGCATCGTTATTCTTTCGTTAGGATAACCCGGCAGACATTAATTATGATTTTTCCCATTGTTTTTATTGGAACGATGGCAAAGATGATTTTAAAAACTGTTTTTAAACCAGATGGCTTTATTTATAATGTTGCTTTTCTTGATGTTATACCACAGAACGTGTTGCGGGTTATTCAATTTGTATTAACTAGCATTAGTCAATTAACCTTAGGGATTCTGGGAATTTATACTGTTTATATGGCAGCAAAGTTTACGGCGAAAAGGTATCGGCGAGACGGTAAATTTGCTGGAATAACAGCTATTCTGACCCTTTTACTAATGTCTTATCGTTATGGTAAGTTTTCCCCACAATTTTCACTTAGCTTTTACCAACGGCTCCTTAGTGGTAACAGTTTGTTAATCGTTTTAATTCTTGGATATGGAGTCGGTCAGCTTTACCGGTGGTTAACTCCACCAAAAGATGGTGATAATACCAATGCGTTGCCGTTATTGAAAGAACGATCATTTAGTTCAATGCTGCCAATGACAATTAGTCTTATTTTTGGAGTGACGGTTGCTCTTTTCTTAAATTCCAACACAATCTATCATGCTTGGTCAACAAGTTACTCCACGTTAGTTACGACTGCCCAAGAGCATCGGCAATTATGGCTGACGTTATTAGCTACGATGGGGTTAACAATATTTGATTGGTTGGGATTAGGCGTTCCATACACCTCGATGGCATTAACATCTGGAGATTCATTTACGGCTAACTTGAACTATGCGCTCGCTCATGGAACTCCGTGGAATGTACCGTATGAGTTTTTAGGCAGTTCTCTTTATAATTCATTTGCTAACTTTGGGGGCGATGGATTGATCCTTGCCTTGATAGTTGCCATTCTGTTAACTTCTAATGGCTCCTATATGCATCGTGTTGCACGGTGGACGGCCTTACCAACATTATTTAATTTTAATTATGCGGCAATGATTGGCTTACCGGTTGTATTTAATCCATTATTTCTGATCCCATTTGTCTTCTTACCGATTGTAAACATTCTCCTTGCCAGTTTAGCGATTGCGATTCACTTAATACCTTCAACGCCTTACCCGGTTTTGCAGGGGACACCGGGACCGCTTATTAGTTTTTTGGGGACAAATGGTAATTGGGGAATTTTGATTTTTACCTTGGTATTGCTTTTAATCGATATCGCTGCCTATATCCCCTTTGTAAAAATGGCCCTAGTTGTTGAAAATCGCTTAACATTAGCAGAACAGGACGTGATCAGTCATGAAAAGAATGACTAA
- the rpoE gene encoding DNA-directed RNA polymerase subunit delta, whose product MDLKVFDGQDKSELSMIEVAHAILAHHGKAMAFVDLTNEVQQYLGKSDEEIRERLAQFYTDLNVDGSFISLGDNTWGLRAWYPFESIDEATVGENEEDEEDDRPKKKRRKVNAFLADTDDDDDVIDYDNDDPEDEDLDTDDDADSEDDYDDDTDDFSDDDDDLDDGIEGQLSELHDEEDEDEDDE is encoded by the coding sequence TTGGATTTAAAGGTTTTTGACGGTCAGGACAAATCAGAACTTTCAATGATTGAAGTCGCACACGCTATTTTAGCTCACCATGGAAAAGCAATGGCGTTTGTTGATTTGACCAACGAGGTTCAGCAATATCTGGGTAAGAGCGATGAGGAAATTCGTGAACGTCTTGCACAGTTCTATACTGACTTAAATGTTGATGGCAGTTTTATTTCCCTTGGTGACAACACCTGGGGTCTGCGTGCTTGGTACCCATTCGAATCTATCGATGAAGCCACAGTTGGTGAAAACGAAGAAGATGAAGAGGATGATCGTCCAAAGAAGAAGCGGCGTAAAGTCAATGCCTTCCTCGCAGACACCGATGACGATGACGATGTAATTGACTATGACAATGATGATCCTGAAGATGAGGATCTTGATACTGACGATGATGCCGATTCTGAGGATGATTATGATGACGACACTGATGACTTCAGTGACGACGATGATGATCTTGATGATGGTATTGAAGGTCAGCTATCAGAATTACATGATGAAGAAGATGAAGACGAGGATGACGAATAA
- a CDS encoding CTP synthase, which produces MTKYIFVTGGVVSSLGKGIVAASLGRLLKNRGLKIAIQKFDPYINVDPGTMSPYQHGEVFVTDDGTETDLDLGHYERFIDNDLNKYSNVTTGKIYSEVLRKERRGDYLGGTVQVIPHITNAIKDKIKRAGESTDAEVVITEIGGTVGDIESQPFMEAIRQMKEEVGSENVLYIHTTLVPYLRAAGEMKTKPTQHSVRELRGLGIQPNILVVRTEQPITDDMRKKIALFCDVDPKAVVESMDVHTLYEIPLNLQKQGMDQLVVDHFGLEVPEADMTEWTEMVNHIEHDLTKTVKIAMVGKYTDLQDAYISVNESLRHAGYPVNAKVKIDHFNAENITPENVEETLKDYDGILVPGGFGNRGVEGMITAIKYARENDVPYLGICLGMQTACIEFARDVLGYTDANSTEFDPNTKHNIIDLMADQADIEDMGGTQRLGAYPCKLKPGTVAAAAYGNQSMISERHRHRYEFNNDYRQEMENHGLVISGVNPDRNLVEVVEIPDKKFFVAAQYHPEFKSRPNHPEGLFAAFVKAAAEDK; this is translated from the coding sequence ATGACGAAATACATTTTTGTAACCGGTGGAGTTGTATCATCATTAGGAAAGGGAATCGTTGCTGCCTCTTTAGGACGATTATTAAAAAATCGGGGCCTAAAGATTGCGATCCAAAAATTCGATCCTTACATCAATGTTGACCCCGGTACGATGAGTCCATACCAACACGGTGAAGTTTTTGTGACTGATGACGGCACAGAAACTGATTTGGACCTTGGTCACTATGAACGTTTTATCGATAATGATCTCAATAAATATTCAAATGTTACAACGGGTAAAATCTACTCTGAAGTTCTTCGTAAGGAACGCCGTGGGGATTACCTTGGTGGGACAGTCCAAGTTATTCCACACATCACTAATGCCATTAAGGATAAGATTAAGCGCGCTGGTGAAAGTACTGATGCTGAAGTTGTAATTACTGAAATTGGTGGTACAGTTGGGGACATTGAATCACAACCATTCATGGAAGCTATTCGCCAAATGAAAGAAGAAGTTGGTAGTGAAAATGTGTTGTACATCCACACTACCTTAGTCCCATATCTTCGTGCTGCTGGTGAAATGAAGACTAAGCCAACTCAACACAGTGTTCGCGAATTACGTGGTTTAGGAATCCAACCTAACATTTTGGTGGTTCGGACAGAGCAACCAATTACTGATGATATGCGGAAGAAGATTGCCTTATTCTGTGATGTTGATCCTAAAGCCGTTGTTGAATCAATGGATGTTCATACTCTTTACGAAATTCCGTTAAACTTACAAAAGCAAGGTATGGATCAATTGGTTGTCGACCACTTTGGTTTAGAAGTACCAGAAGCTGACATGACAGAATGGACAGAAATGGTAAATCATATCGAACATGACTTAACTAAGACCGTTAAGATTGCGATGGTTGGTAAGTATACTGACTTACAGGATGCTTATATTTCAGTTAATGAATCATTACGTCATGCTGGTTATCCTGTAAATGCAAAGGTAAAGATTGACCACTTTAATGCTGAAAACATTACTCCAGAAAATGTTGAAGAGACCTTGAAAGATTACGATGGGATTCTTGTTCCTGGTGGTTTTGGAAACCGGGGAGTAGAAGGAATGATCACTGCAATTAAGTATGCTCGGGAAAATGATGTTCCTTACCTCGGTATTTGCTTAGGGATGCAAACAGCATGTATTGAATTTGCACGAGATGTATTAGGTTACACTGATGCAAACTCAACTGAATTTGATCCAAATACTAAACACAATATTATTGACTTGATGGCAGACCAAGCAGACATTGAAGATATGGGAGGAACACAACGGCTTGGTGCATATCCATGTAAGCTTAAGCCAGGAACAGTTGCTGCAGCGGCTTATGGTAACCAATCAATGATCAGTGAACGTCACCGTCACCGTTATGAATTTAACAACGACTACCGTCAAGAAATGGAAAACCATGGCTTGGTTATCTCTGGGGTGAATCCAGATCGGAATTTAGTTGAAGTAGTTGAAATTCCTGATAAAAAGTTCTTCGTGGCTGCTCAGTACCACCCAGAATTCAAGTCTCGTCCTAATCACCCAGAAGGATTATTTGCTGCATTTGTGAAAGCAGCTGCTGAGGACAAATAA
- a CDS encoding biotin/lipoate A/B protein ligase family protein produces MPNFKNQCFQQFIQPLTPADNLSSFIYTNALLRSASELKFPLLHFWTLEDTVILGLKDQRLPHLSTALASLTHRGFHYFMRNSGGLAVVSDDGILNLSIFYPWHLEDHELTIDEAYQRMVNLIQAAFPSLEIATGEITYSYCPGSFDISVNGQKIGGISQRRNKVGVTVMLYLSVCGNQQDRGKLIRDFYDTGLQQDQNKWHFPDVWPGAMTTISKALNTQLSVQDAIQRIQSVVQIIAPDSLNNLMWSPNFISTLSKELISMERLQERLEKED; encoded by the coding sequence ATGCCTAATTTTAAGAATCAGTGTTTTCAACAGTTTATTCAACCTTTAACTCCAGCGGATAATCTTTCGTCTTTCATCTATACCAACGCTTTGTTACGTTCAGCTAGCGAACTCAAATTTCCCCTCCTTCATTTTTGGACATTAGAGGATACGGTTATTTTAGGATTAAAAGATCAACGATTACCGCATTTATCAACTGCCCTTGCTTCACTTACGCACCGCGGTTTCCACTATTTCATGCGTAATTCAGGGGGATTAGCAGTTGTGAGTGACGACGGTATTTTAAACCTATCAATTTTCTATCCATGGCACCTCGAAGATCATGAATTAACTATTGATGAAGCATACCAGCGAATGGTCAACCTAATTCAGGCAGCTTTCCCTAGCCTGGAAATTGCCACTGGTGAAATCACGTATTCGTACTGTCCAGGAAGCTTCGATATTAGCGTTAACGGCCAAAAGATTGGTGGAATTTCTCAACGACGGAACAAAGTGGGAGTTACAGTAATGCTTTACTTAAGCGTCTGTGGTAATCAGCAGGATCGGGGTAAGCTAATTCGTGACTTCTATGATACAGGTCTGCAACAAGATCAAAACAAGTGGCATTTTCCAGATGTTTGGCCGGGAGCAATGACAACTATCTCTAAAGCCCTCAACACGCAATTAAGCGTTCAGGATGCGATCCAGCGAATCCAATCAGTCGTTCAAATCATTGCTCCTGACAGCCTTAATAACTTAATGTGGTCGCCTAATTTTATATCAACTCTCAGTAAAGAACTAATCAGCATGGAACGTTTACAAGAACGTTTAGAGAAAGAAGATTAA